In Terriglobus sp. TAA 43, a single window of DNA contains:
- a CDS encoding adenine phosphoribosyltransferase yields MSHLINCEPLKDLIRTVPDFPKPGILFYDITTLLKDKAGFAQMIDAFAAYYIDKQIDLVLGIEARGFIFGPAMAYRLNAGFVPVRKPKKLPAPTARVTYDLEYGSDSLEIHLDAIQPGQRVVIVDDLLATGGTMQATVQLVKQLGGEIAGVAFAVELDFLKGRQKFPDIDVYSLLHYNE; encoded by the coding sequence ATGTCCCACCTCATCAACTGCGAACCTCTGAAGGACCTCATCCGCACGGTCCCTGACTTTCCCAAACCCGGCATCCTCTTTTACGACATCACCACGCTACTGAAGGACAAAGCTGGCTTTGCGCAGATGATTGACGCCTTTGCGGCGTATTACATCGACAAGCAGATCGACCTGGTTCTGGGTATTGAGGCCCGTGGCTTCATTTTTGGACCGGCGATGGCGTATCGCCTGAATGCTGGCTTTGTGCCTGTGCGCAAGCCAAAGAAGCTGCCCGCACCCACCGCTCGCGTGACCTATGACCTGGAATACGGTTCGGATTCGCTGGAAATCCATCTGGATGCCATCCAGCCCGGACAGCGCGTGGTCATTGTGGACGACCTGCTGGCAACCGGTGGCACCATGCAGGCCACGGTGCAGCTTGTGAAGCAGCTTGGTGGCGAGATTGCCGGCGTGGCATTTGCCGTGGAACTGGACTTCCTGAAGGGCCGCCAGAAGTTCCCGGACATCGATGTCTACTCCCTGCTGCACTACAACGAGTAG
- a CDS encoding lactonase family protein: protein MSQERVFIGTSSGGRGIYTASFDSERGLLTEPGLVSDVPKPSWLRFAGNGSLLTTSQPSGDGVPGEMIAFAVGADGKLTQQSRAATGGQNAVAFDERDGVVVAANYLSGSAASFQFSLGGLLTPETLATFDAAEHGPDPKRQDHSYAHDATFSPCGNYVFINDLGCDRIRILKVDRPSGKLSEYGAWLATPCEGPRHVAIHPNGVWVYNINEMGCTIDQLAWDAAAGTLTTLSTVRTLPPGVSKVDVRASEIIFGKDLRFLYASNRVHEDFVVYAIHPETGGLLEVQRLANPGKESRHIAIDPTGRWFLSANQVTDEVLVFPIDEATGFLQPTVSGTAVKSPSCIVFG from the coding sequence ATGAGTCAGGAACGTGTTTTCATTGGCACCAGCAGCGGTGGCCGCGGCATCTATACAGCCTCCTTCGATTCGGAGCGCGGTCTGCTGACCGAGCCGGGACTGGTTTCCGATGTGCCCAAGCCAAGCTGGCTGCGCTTTGCCGGAAACGGCAGCCTGTTGACCACATCGCAGCCATCGGGTGACGGTGTACCCGGGGAGATGATCGCCTTTGCCGTGGGCGCTGATGGAAAGCTAACGCAGCAGAGCCGCGCCGCCACCGGCGGACAAAACGCCGTGGCTTTTGACGAGCGTGACGGCGTGGTTGTCGCCGCGAACTATCTCAGCGGATCAGCAGCATCCTTCCAGTTCTCGCTCGGCGGATTGCTGACACCGGAAACGCTGGCGACGTTTGACGCCGCGGAACACGGTCCCGATCCAAAGCGCCAGGACCACAGCTACGCGCACGATGCGACGTTCTCGCCCTGCGGCAATTACGTCTTCATCAACGACCTTGGTTGTGACCGCATCCGCATTCTGAAAGTGGATCGTCCCAGCGGCAAGCTCAGCGAATACGGCGCATGGCTGGCCACGCCGTGCGAAGGCCCGCGTCACGTTGCCATTCACCCGAACGGCGTGTGGGTTTACAACATCAACGAAATGGGCTGCACCATTGACCAGCTTGCGTGGGATGCAGCCGCAGGGACGCTGACGACGCTGTCCACTGTGCGCACGCTGCCGCCGGGTGTTTCCAAGGTGGATGTGCGCGCCAGCGAAATCATCTTCGGCAAGGATCTGCGCTTCCTCTATGCCTCCAACCGCGTGCATGAAGACTTTGTGGTGTACGCAATTCACCCGGAAACAGGTGGACTGCTGGAAGTGCAGCGGCTCGCCAACCCCGGTAAGGAATCGCGCCACATTGCGATTGATCCCACGGGCCGCTGGTTCCTGAGCGCCAATCAGGTCACGGACGAAGTGCTTGTGTTCCCCATCGATGAAGCAACAGGATTCCTGCAGCCGACGGTCTCTGGCACGGCGGTCAAATCGCCAAGCTGCATTGTGTTTGGCTGA
- a CDS encoding lactonase family protein, whose amino-acid sequence MQTRREFLAGSAAVGASMMVRGAAAQAKGQRLFIGTANTARDGSGIGPGIFAAQFVDGKLTQPELIAKIDSPGFLATAKGMLFAQATAPNATGKRVSVAVSYRIGNGHSISELGRAFSQDGGGCHIGVSKDARAVFISNYGPGNVSSFQVDANGKLSEVSFIQFPASEHGPDKDRQTSAHAHSGLTSPDGNFVFVNDLGCDRIHVFRLDHATAKLEPHKPDHWEGTAGAGPRHLVFHPNGKWVYNINEMGSSVDQLLWNPTHGVLTTKGTWSTIPNGAPGKDQSRSCEMCFSKDFRFLYASNRIHESFAVFAIDSTTGALNLIQERMNPGHESRHMAIDASGKWFLSANQFSGDISVFPIDTATGKLGERASQVQIAGPSCLMFA is encoded by the coding sequence GTGCAGACACGGCGTGAGTTTCTGGCGGGATCGGCGGCAGTAGGAGCCTCAATGATGGTGCGTGGTGCCGCAGCACAGGCAAAGGGGCAGCGGCTTTTCATTGGAACAGCCAACACCGCGCGTGACGGTTCCGGTATTGGCCCCGGCATCTTCGCTGCACAGTTTGTTGACGGCAAACTGACACAGCCGGAGTTGATCGCAAAGATCGACAGCCCCGGATTCCTCGCCACTGCAAAAGGCATGCTCTTCGCGCAAGCCACCGCACCGAACGCAACAGGCAAGCGCGTCTCCGTGGCGGTGAGCTATCGCATTGGCAACGGCCATTCCATCTCCGAACTCGGCCGCGCGTTTTCGCAGGATGGCGGCGGATGTCACATCGGCGTATCGAAGGATGCGCGTGCGGTCTTCATCTCCAACTACGGCCCCGGCAACGTTTCGTCGTTCCAGGTGGATGCGAACGGCAAGCTGAGCGAGGTCAGCTTCATCCAGTTCCCTGCCAGCGAGCACGGCCCTGACAAGGATCGCCAGACGAGCGCACACGCTCATTCCGGACTCACATCGCCGGATGGCAACTTTGTTTTCGTGAACGATCTGGGCTGCGATCGCATTCACGTCTTCCGCCTCGATCACGCAACCGCAAAACTAGAGCCGCATAAGCCAGATCACTGGGAAGGCACGGCAGGCGCAGGCCCCCGCCATCTTGTGTTCCACCCCAACGGCAAGTGGGTGTACAACATCAACGAAATGGGATCGAGCGTAGACCAGCTTCTATGGAACCCCACTCATGGCGTGCTGACCACCAAGGGCACATGGAGCACGATCCCCAACGGTGCACCCGGCAAGGACCAGTCGCGTTCGTGCGAGATGTGTTTCTCGAAGGACTTCCGCTTCCTGTACGCATCAAACCGCATCCATGAGAGCTTCGCTGTCTTTGCGATTGATTCCACAACGGGCGCACTGAATCTCATCCAGGAGCGGATGAATCCCGGCCACGAGTCGCGCCATATGGCCATTGACGCCAGTGGCAAGTGGTTCCTAAGCGCCAATCAGTTCTCCGGCGACATTTCGGTCTTCCCCATCGACACCGCGACAGGAAAACTGGGCGAGCGCGCCTCGCAGGTGCAGATTGCCGGGCCAAGCTGTCTGATGTTTGCCTGA
- a CDS encoding lactonase family protein yields the protein MNRRHFAFGLPATAFALRSFAIQPALSLHRKAAFIGTTGKEAQGIFQTSFDAKTGTFAPPEMAAKLPGNDSMTLNPHQRNRLYTTATVDGIAAVQGFEITGNAEQPLRSINQQTAKGNIPNFISIDPSGRVAMVADWGSGDVSTYRIDHNGELSPYVEHIEYGTDHHGPQPAQPHSRCHSILTAPGGRFVLVNDFGCDRIYVYAFDAETAKLTPHDPPFYTAAPGSAPRHLVFHPNGKWIYCNNELTNTVDLLEWDAKRGTLKLRESVSTLPVDAPPKCRTADMALSADNRFLYCSVRTLESFVTYAVQPDGTLRRIQFLPSQGVENRCITLDATGHWLIAANQRSNDVSVLPRDPKTGLLSAQVSSIKLPGACFVLWA from the coding sequence ATGAATCGTCGTCACTTTGCCTTTGGCCTGCCTGCTACTGCTTTTGCCCTACGCTCCTTTGCCATCCAACCAGCGCTATCGCTCCACCGCAAAGCAGCGTTCATCGGCACCACCGGCAAAGAGGCGCAAGGCATCTTCCAGACCTCGTTCGATGCGAAGACCGGGACATTCGCCCCGCCGGAGATGGCAGCAAAGCTTCCCGGCAACGACTCCATGACGTTGAATCCGCACCAGCGCAATCGTCTTTACACGACCGCCACAGTGGACGGTATTGCAGCGGTTCAGGGTTTCGAGATTACCGGCAATGCAGAACAGCCGTTGCGCTCCATCAATCAGCAGACGGCCAAGGGCAACATCCCAAACTTTATTTCCATTGACCCCAGCGGACGCGTGGCCATGGTGGCCGACTGGGGTAGCGGCGACGTGAGCACCTACCGTATTGATCACAACGGCGAGCTATCGCCATACGTTGAACACATCGAATACGGCACGGATCACCACGGCCCACAGCCCGCGCAACCGCACAGCCGATGCCACTCCATTCTGACCGCGCCCGGTGGCCGCTTTGTGCTCGTGAACGACTTCGGCTGCGACCGCATTTACGTTTACGCATTCGACGCGGAGACGGCAAAGCTGACACCGCATGACCCACCGTTCTACACAGCAGCGCCAGGCTCTGCACCACGGCATCTTGTATTTCATCCCAACGGTAAGTGGATCTACTGCAACAACGAACTCACGAATACCGTCGATCTGTTGGAGTGGGACGCGAAGCGTGGCACGCTGAAACTGCGCGAAAGCGTGAGCACCCTTCCAGTGGACGCGCCGCCAAAGTGCCGCACGGCAGACATGGCGCTGTCAGCTGACAACCGTTTTCTCTATTGCAGCGTGCGCACGCTGGAGAGCTTCGTCACCTACGCGGTGCAGCCGGACGGAACGCTGCGGCGCATCCAGTTCCTGCCATCGCAAGGCGTGGAGAACCGCTGCATCACGCTGGACGCCACAGGACACTGGCTGATTGCAGCCAACCAGCGCAGCAATGATGTGTCTGTCTTGCCGCGCGATCCCAAGACAGGCCTGTTGAGCGCGCAGGTGAGCAGCATCAAACTGCCGGGTGCCTGCTTCGTCCTTTGGGCTTAG
- a CDS encoding multicopper oxidase family protein, with translation MHSRTWNRREFMMATGATACLGALDSRAQATPDYTVTIDACTVEASPKHVVRTVGYNGQVPGPLLRLREGRASTIRVVNRTKSEEIVHWHGLHLPPATDGAMEEGTPMVAPGAIVQFQMTPQPAGFRWYHTHTFAGNDLRKAQYSGQHGFLYVESANEPGNYDAEHFLALHDWNGYLTGGDDGSMNPTYDISTVNGRMLGYGEPIRVKQGQRVLFHILNSSPTEVHWVALAGHTFHVIALDGNPVATPSTATMLRLAPAERVSAWVEMDHPGVWVLGEVRKHIQAAGMGTVIEYAGSTKKPAWLQPASLAWDYAQFGTADADAAITSEVEEIPLVLESRFKGHGSQERWMINGKSYPDTDMPVLVQGRRYRLRFQNKSMDDHPMHLHRHTFELKELAGGKRTRGVMKDTVLVPSGAETAVEFTASNPGLSLLHCHQQNHMDLGFMMVFRYA, from the coding sequence ATGCACTCCCGCACATGGAATCGTCGCGAATTCATGATGGCTACCGGTGCGACTGCCTGTCTGGGGGCGCTCGATTCTCGTGCACAGGCAACACCGGATTACACCGTCACCATTGATGCCTGTACGGTGGAGGCTTCGCCGAAGCATGTTGTGCGCACCGTGGGGTACAACGGCCAGGTTCCTGGCCCGTTGCTGCGGCTGCGCGAAGGACGAGCCAGCACGATTCGCGTAGTGAATCGCACGAAGTCGGAGGAGATTGTGCATTGGCACGGCCTGCATCTTCCCCCTGCGACTGATGGCGCGATGGAAGAGGGAACGCCCATGGTGGCGCCGGGTGCCATTGTGCAGTTCCAGATGACGCCGCAACCGGCAGGGTTCCGCTGGTATCACACGCATACCTTTGCCGGGAATGATCTACGGAAGGCTCAATACAGCGGCCAGCACGGATTTCTGTACGTGGAGTCGGCAAATGAACCGGGTAACTATGACGCCGAACATTTTCTGGCGCTGCACGACTGGAACGGATATCTGACCGGCGGCGACGACGGTTCGATGAATCCCACGTATGACATCAGCACAGTGAACGGCCGCATGCTCGGCTATGGTGAACCCATTCGCGTGAAGCAGGGGCAGCGTGTTCTGTTCCACATCCTGAACTCTTCGCCCACTGAGGTGCACTGGGTAGCGCTGGCTGGACATACGTTTCATGTCATTGCACTGGATGGCAATCCAGTCGCTACGCCTTCTACGGCTACGATGCTTCGCCTTGCGCCTGCAGAGCGCGTGTCCGCGTGGGTTGAGATGGATCATCCGGGCGTGTGGGTGCTGGGTGAGGTCCGCAAACACATTCAGGCGGCTGGCATGGGCACGGTCATTGAGTATGCCGGAAGCACGAAGAAGCCTGCGTGGCTCCAGCCTGCGTCGCTGGCATGGGATTATGCGCAGTTCGGCACCGCCGACGCAGATGCGGCGATCACTTCGGAAGTAGAGGAGATTCCGCTTGTACTGGAGAGCCGTTTCAAAGGGCATGGGTCGCAGGAACGATGGATGATCAACGGCAAGTCGTATCCGGATACCGACATGCCTGTGCTGGTGCAGGGCCGTCGCTACCGTCTGCGTTTTCAGAACAAGAGCATGGACGACCACCCGATGCATCTGCATCGCCACACATTTGAGCTGAAGGAACTGGCTGGTGGTAAGCGGACCCGCGGTGTCATGAAAGACACCGTGCTGGTACCGTCGGGAGCTGAGACGGCGGTGGAGTTTACCGCGTCCAATCCAGGCCTTTCTCTGTTGCATTGTCACCAGCAAAACCACATGGATCTGGGCTTCATGATGGTGTTCCGCTATGCCTGA
- a CDS encoding TIGR03435 family protein has product MRGPKFLLLAMLTMPLMAQVSAVTNGFEVSTVKPTPAVNDGRTHINYPAGGSFSASNVTLRGLLAWAYDMPEKRILNTPDWMSRERFDLQAKTDAATDAKMREMNGDDAHIEKRRLVQMLIADRFALKLHRETQTLSALDLVVDGPPRLQKSTSNGKRWDAGKTYFRGTGLTTDIIAEQLGQVAGRVVVNRTGLTDSYDIKLEWSPDDGSAPADSNAPSFFRAIQEQLGLKLIPAKEPLEVLVLDSVEQPSQN; this is encoded by the coding sequence ATGCGGGGTCCGAAGTTCTTGTTATTGGCCATGCTGACCATGCCGCTCATGGCCCAGGTATCCGCAGTCACTAACGGATTTGAAGTGTCCACCGTGAAGCCAACGCCAGCAGTGAATGACGGACGCACGCACATTAACTATCCGGCAGGAGGAAGTTTCAGCGCCTCCAATGTCACCCTGCGAGGGCTACTTGCATGGGCCTACGACATGCCGGAGAAACGCATACTGAATACGCCGGACTGGATGAGCCGTGAACGTTTTGACCTGCAAGCGAAGACGGACGCTGCAACGGACGCAAAGATGCGCGAAATGAATGGCGATGATGCGCATATCGAGAAGCGCCGACTGGTGCAGATGCTCATCGCAGACCGGTTTGCCCTGAAGCTGCATCGGGAGACGCAGACGCTAAGTGCGCTGGATCTGGTGGTCGACGGTCCGCCTCGCCTCCAGAAAAGCACCTCCAATGGCAAGCGATGGGACGCCGGGAAAACGTACTTCCGTGGAACCGGTCTCACCACGGACATCATCGCTGAGCAACTCGGTCAGGTTGCCGGCAGGGTCGTGGTGAACCGCACCGGCCTGACCGACAGTTATGACATAAAGCTGGAATGGTCGCCGGACGACGGCAGCGCCCCTGCAGACAGTAACGCACCCAGTTTCTTCAGGGCGATCCAGGAACAGCTTGGGCTGAAACTCATTCCGGCAAAGGAGCCGCTGGAGGTACTGGTTCTCGACTCCGTCGAACAGCCCTCGCAGAATTAG